Proteins found in one Sulfuricurvum sp. IAE1 genomic segment:
- the metK gene encoding methionine adenosyltransferase: MPKEYIFTSESVTEGHPDKMADQISDAILDYIIAEDPKARVACETLVSNGFCVIAGELKTTTYAPMQEITRQVVREIGYTDATYGFDYRSCAVLNGIGEQSPDINQGVDQSGGEIGAGDQGLMFGYACRETEVLMPLPVHLAHRITERLAKVRKEGILPYLRPDGKAQVSVRYVDDKPVAVETVVVSTQHAPEISQEKLHADVISEVIRHVIPEELLSSDIVYHINPTGKFVIGGPQGDAGLTGRKIIVDTYGGSCPHGGGAFSGKDPTKVDRSAAYAARYVAKNLVASGACDRATIQVAYAIGVVKPVSVMVNTHGTSKVEESKIEACVNELFDLTPRGIIETLDLLRPIYRQTAAYGHFGRELPDFTWEKTDKVDAIRSYLGL; the protein is encoded by the coding sequence ATGCCGAAAGAATACATTTTTACCTCCGAATCGGTCACCGAGGGGCATCCGGACAAAATGGCCGACCAGATCAGCGACGCGATCCTCGATTACATCATCGCCGAAGATCCCAAAGCCCGTGTTGCCTGCGAAACGCTCGTCTCCAATGGTTTTTGCGTCATCGCCGGAGAACTGAAAACGACCACTTACGCCCCGATGCAGGAGATTACCCGTCAGGTAGTGCGCGAAATCGGCTATACCGACGCCACATACGGCTTTGATTATCGCTCATGTGCCGTACTCAACGGGATCGGAGAACAATCTCCCGACATCAATCAAGGGGTCGACCAAAGCGGCGGTGAGATCGGTGCGGGGGATCAGGGGCTCATGTTCGGTTACGCCTGCCGCGAAACCGAGGTGCTCATGCCGCTGCCGGTCCATCTGGCACACCGGATCACCGAACGGTTGGCGAAAGTGCGCAAAGAGGGAATCCTCCCCTACCTGCGCCCCGACGGTAAAGCGCAGGTGAGCGTCCGTTACGTCGACGACAAGCCCGTCGCCGTGGAGACGGTCGTCGTATCGACCCAGCACGCCCCTGAAATTTCACAAGAAAAACTCCACGCCGACGTCATCTCCGAGGTGATCCGGCACGTTATCCCCGAAGAGCTGCTTTCATCCGACATCGTCTATCACATCAACCCGACCGGAAAATTCGTTATCGGCGGACCGCAGGGGGATGCGGGGCTGACGGGACGCAAAATCATCGTCGACACCTACGGGGGAAGCTGCCCTCACGGCGGCGGCGCGTTCAGCGGAAAAGACCCGACCAAAGTAGACCGTTCGGCCGCTTATGCCGCCCGCTACGTTGCCAAAAACCTCGTCGCATCAGGTGCGTGCGACCGCGCGACGATCCAGGTTGCTTATGCGATCGGCGTCGTCAAGCCGGTTTCGGTCATGGTCAACACGCACGGGACGTCCAAAGTCGAAGAGAGCAAAATCGAAGCGTGCGTCAACGAACTTTTCGATCTCACCCCGCGCGGTATCATCGAAACGCTCGACCTGCTCCGCCCTATCTATCGGCAGACGGCCGCATACGGCCATTTCGGGCGCGAACTTCCCGATTTTACATGGGAAAAAACCGATAAGGTGGATGCTATCCGCTCCTATCTAGGGCTCTAA
- a CDS encoding 4Fe-4S dicluster domain-containing protein, translating to MAVVINDTCINCGACIDECPVEAIVDEDDNPTGEDIYYVYADKCVECVGHHDEPACATACPTEGCITWDEIGASPAHREDITAEMRSSKANVVN from the coding sequence ATGGCAGTAGTCATTAATGATACCTGTATTAACTGCGGCGCTTGCATCGACGAGTGTCCGGTAGAAGCGATCGTAGACGAGGACGATAACCCAACGGGTGAAGACATCTACTACGTATACGCTGACAAATGTGTCGAGTGTGTAGGTCACCACGACGAACCCGCCTGTGCGACTGCCTGCCCAACTGAAGGTTGTATCACTTGGGACGAAATCGGTGCAAGTCCTGCCCACCGTGAAGACATCACCGCAGAAATGCGTTCTTCCAAAGCAAACGTCGTTAACTAA
- a CDS encoding DUF177 domain-containing protein, with the protein MLIPFRRLGTVPVDFELNRDNARFSGEIFLKKSNLAQLNGTITGSISIPCDICAEPIETPLNEEVSFYLSDGIYKGNEEEFDVVEIDTATIDMDELFRSEIELIRSDYYCCSNCEGKTLDAEF; encoded by the coding sequence ATGTTGATACCGTTTAGACGCCTGGGCACCGTACCTGTCGATTTTGAGCTAAATCGTGACAATGCCCGTTTTTCAGGTGAAATATTCCTGAAAAAAAGCAATCTTGCGCAATTAAACGGTACAATTACGGGGAGTATTTCAATCCCGTGCGACATCTGCGCCGAGCCGATTGAAACGCCTCTGAACGAAGAGGTGAGTTTTTACCTCTCCGATGGCATTTACAAAGGAAACGAGGAAGAGTTCGACGTCGTGGAAATCGATACGGCGACCATCGATATGGACGAACTCTTCCGTTCGGAAATCGAACTGATCCGCAGCGATTATTATTGCTGT
- the ndk gene encoding nucleoside-diphosphate kinase, with product MEQTLSIIKPDAVAKGVIGKILDRFESNGLRIAATKKVQLSRQDAEAFYAVHKARPFFNDLVDFMVSGPVVVSVLEGENAVLKNRDLMGATNPKEAAPGTIRADFAENIDANAVHGSDSLENAAIEIAFFFSGREIS from the coding sequence ATGGAACAAACGTTGTCAATCATCAAGCCTGACGCCGTTGCAAAAGGTGTCATCGGTAAAATCTTGGACCGCTTCGAAAGCAACGGTCTGCGGATTGCAGCCACCAAAAAAGTACAGTTGAGCCGCCAGGACGCCGAAGCGTTCTACGCCGTTCACAAAGCGCGCCCGTTCTTCAACGACCTGGTTGATTTCATGGTCAGCGGTCCGGTAGTCGTTTCCGTTCTCGAAGGGGAAAACGCGGTTCTCAAAAACCGTGACCTGATGGGTGCGACCAACCCTAAAGAAGCTGCGCCCGGCACAATCCGCGCCGACTTCGCCGAAAACATCGATGCCAATGCCGTTCACGGAAGCGATTCTCTTGAGAACGCCGCGATCGAAATCGCGTTTTTCTTCTCGGGCCGCGAAATCAGCTAA
- a CDS encoding phosphoribosyltransferase, whose protein sequence is MIYYSYEDFKRDVPALIAQMGAFRPDTVLAIARGGVTLGHALTMALDIRNLQCIRVESYDGTHHREEVTVKTLCDLSDSHRVLIVDDIVDSGQTLSTLMPILSHRYPEIEFRSASLFYKQNASARPDYTLHEARDWIDFFWEGDFVLKTVSV, encoded by the coding sequence ATGATCTACTACAGCTACGAAGACTTCAAACGTGATGTCCCCGCACTGATCGCGCAGATGGGAGCGTTTCGTCCCGATACCGTCTTGGCGATCGCGCGCGGCGGCGTGACGCTCGGGCACGCGCTGACCATGGCGCTCGACATCCGCAATCTCCAGTGCATCCGCGTCGAGAGCTACGACGGTACGCATCACCGAGAGGAAGTAACGGTCAAAACCCTCTGCGATCTCTCCGATTCGCACCGGGTTTTGATCGTGGACGACATCGTCGACAGCGGCCAGACTCTCTCCACCCTTATGCCGATCCTCTCCCACCGCTATCCTGAAATCGAATTTCGCAGCGCGTCGCTGTTCTACAAACAAAACGCATCGGCCCGCCCCGATTACACGCTGCACGAAGCGCGCGACTGGATCGATTTTTTCTGGGAAGGCGATTTTGTTTTAAAAACCGTTTCGGTATAA